ACCGATGGGCAGCACAGAAAAGAGACTATCCGAACAGCTCCCGCTTTTCCCGTTGCGTGTGAATCATACATGGCTCGCCTTTTTGCAAAAACACGGGGAAATGATCGCCGCCCTCTCGGCCGGCGTCCTCATCTTATGCGGATGGGCACTTACTTCCGTACATGATCAAACGGCGGCGATTGCCGTTTTCGTTGCCGCCTTCGTCATCGGCGGTTTCGCCAAAGCAAAGGAAGGCATTGAAGAAACGGTCAAAGAAAAGGATTTGAACGTCGAGCTGCTCATGTTTTTGGCCGCGATCGGAGCGGCGATCATCGGCTATTGGCTGGAAGGTGCCGTCCTTATTTTTATCTTTTCGTTGAGCGGAGCGTTGGAAACATACACAATGAACAAAAGCCGCCGGGAATTGTCTTCGCTGCTTTCGTTGAAACCGGAAACAGCTCGCCTGCTCGAGAACGGCCGCGAAGAAACGGTGATGGCTGATCAATTAGCCGTCGACGACGTGATTCTCGTCAAACCAGGCGAAAGAATGCCCGCCGACGGGGTGATCATCCGCGGGAGGACCTCAGTGAACGAAGCCGCGATTACAGGGGAATCGATGCCCGTAGAAAAAACAGAAGCCTCCGAAGTGCTGGCGGGAACGATGAACCTGGACGGAGCCGTTCAAGTGAAAGTGACGAAAACGAGCGAAGAATCGTTGTTCCAAAAAATCATCACACTCGTGCAAAACGCGGAAACAGAGAAACCGCCTTCGCATTTGTTCATCGAAAAGCTTGAAAGTACTTACGTCAAATCCGTGCTCGCCGCTTCCGCGCTCATGATGGTGTTGCCGCATTTCGCGTTTGGCTGGTCGTGGCATGAAACGGTCTACCGCGCGCTCGTGCTGCTCGTTGTCGCTTCGCCTTGCGCCCTCGTCGCTTCAACGATGCCGGCAGTATTGTCGGCGATCTCCTGCGGTGCGAGACAAGGCATGCTCTTCAAAGGCGGTGTACACCTCGAGGGACTCGGAAAAATCGGCGCCATCGCGTTCGACAAGACCGGCACGTTGACGAAAGGCGAACCGGAAGTGACGGATGTGAGACCGGCCGACGGTTGGAGCGCCGAACAATTGCTTCAAGTCGCGGCTTCGATCGAAAGCTACGCAAACCACCCGCTGGCGGCGGCGATTACTGCACAAGCGAAAAAACAAAAGGTGCCGCTCGTGAAA
The Bacillales bacterium genome window above contains:
- a CDS encoding heavy metal translocating P-type ATPase, translated to MGSTEKRLSEQLPLFPLRVNHTWLAFLQKHGEMIAALSAGVLILCGWALTSVHDQTAAIAVFVAAFVIGGFAKAKEGIEETVKEKDLNVELLMFLAAIGAAIIGYWLEGAVLIFIFSLSGALETYTMNKSRRELSSLLSLKPETARLLENGREETVMADQLAVDDVILVKPGERMPADGVIIRGRTSVNEAAITGESMPVEKTEASEVLAGTMNLDGAVQVKVTKTSEESLFQKIITLVQNAETEKPPSHLFIEKLESTYVKSVLAASALMMVLPHFAFGWSWHETVYRALVLLVVASPCALVASTMPAVLSAISCGARQGMLFKGGVHLEGLGKIGAIAFDKTGTLTKGEPEVTDVRPADGWSAEQLLQVAASIESYANHPLAAAITAQAKKQKVPLVKAEDVKDTPGWGIEATVDGTRYAIGKAGFVDDEKAKRFMSEQGVKGAGKTFVFVKEAGNGIVGMLALKDSVRTEVKEAIRRINEAGIETVMLTGDEEETAREIAREAGVRQYRAGCLPDEKLAEIKRLTKKYHRAAMVGDGINDTPALAAADIGIAMGAGTDAALETADVVIVKNDLLQIANSIRLSKRMNRIIKQNIVFAVAVILLLITSNLFENLSLPLGVIGHEGSTILVILNGLRLLRG